One Bos taurus isolate L1 Dominette 01449 registration number 42190680 breed Hereford chromosome 16, ARS-UCD2.0, whole genome shotgun sequence DNA window includes the following coding sequences:
- the C16H1orf202 gene encoding uncharacterized protein C1orf202 homolog — MCSRVSGRGPSPTRSQERPGPGMADARPSCTRRGGVRHGLLERMAPLKRDGPPRAEAEAAGRRAAGDGGSCSGCWCWRRLFRRGAARSPRRKKARYARPGPAAQERGRWGPASLRKLLQRLVAWRRRYLRRRERCERLEEIPLLVLDRAQARD; from the coding sequence ATGTGTTCCCGAGTCTCAGGCCGTGGCCCCAGTCCGACGCGCTCACAGGAGAGGCCCGGGCCTGGCATGGCGGACGCGCGGCCCAGCTGCACCCGGCGCGGCGGTGTGCGGCACGGGCTGCTGGAGAGGATGGCGCCCCTCAAGCGGGACGGCCCGCCGCGCGCCGAGGCAGAGGCGGCGGGGCGGCGCGCGGCCGGCGACGGCGGCTCCTGCTCGGGCTGCTGGTGCTGGCGGCGGCTCTTCCGGCGGGGTGCGGCCCGCAGCCCGCGCAGGAAGAAGGCGCGGTACGCGAGGCCCGGGCCAGCGGCCCAGGAGCGCGGCCGCTGGGGCCCCGCGAGCCTGCGAAAGCTGCTGCAGAGGCTGGTGGCGTGGAGGCGGCGCTACCTGCGGCGCAGGGAGCGATGCGAGAGGCTGGAGGAGATCCCGCTGCTGGTGCTGGACCGCGCGCAGGCCCGCGACTAG